The following coding sequences are from one Arachis hypogaea cultivar Tifrunner chromosome 7, arahy.Tifrunner.gnm2.J5K5, whole genome shotgun sequence window:
- the LOC112701161 gene encoding protein FAR1-RELATED SEQUENCE 5-like: protein MDEQNEFEQDFRDEFIKGAFFSESDQSEDIIEAAYAVDSVQDITILKFSENFAEEIGKYHFSTFQLTFDFYMKYSKSKDFSARKSKTFKNSTGEIYKQKFVCHRQGFRMEKYYTIEKRKKAPRLETRTGCEARMDVKFVPENGRWHIFYFSDEHNHDLLDTQFNAMLSAHRKMSEADIMQMMNMLKSGISTSQIFGLLASQAGGYEFVGYGPRDMYNEIARQRRQIPDDAARVLKKLEDMRQLDYRLFGDVIAFDATYKKNKYSCPLVIFSGVNHHNQTIIFAAALIADETTDTYIWLLRQLMFAMRGKTPTSIITDGAMTMRNAGRDVFPEVRHRLCAWHLIRNATSNVGNPSFTSKFRKIMLGDYEIPVFKLKWVQLIEEFGIEDKPWVINMYEEKHMWGTAYLREKFFADFRTTSRCEGLHSVVGR, encoded by the exons ATGGATGAACAGAATGAATTCGAACAAGATTTCAGAGATGAATTTATTAAGGGAGCATTTTTTTCTGAATCTGATCAGTCAGAAGATATCATTGAAGCCGCTTATGCGGTTGACTCCGTGCAAGACATTACAATTTTGAAATTTAGTGAGAATTTTGCGGAGGAAATTGGCAAATACCACTTTTCTACTTTCCAGCTTAcatttgatttttatatgaagTACTCAAAGTCGAAGGACTTTAGTGCAAGGAAGAGCAAGACCTTCAAGAATAGTACTGGTGAGATTTACAAACAAAAGTTTGTATGTCATAGGCAAGGATTCAGGATGGAGAAATATTACACGATAGAAAAAAGGAAGAAGGCGCCTAGATTGGAAACAAGAACTGGATGTGAAGCCCGAATGGATGTTAAATTTGTACCAGAAAATGGAAGGTGGCATATCTTTTATTTCTCTGACGAACACAACCATGATCTATTGGATACACAATTCAATGCTATGTTGTCTGCCCACAGAAAAATGTCAGAGGCAGATATTATGCAAATGATGAACATGCTAAAGTCAGGGATTAGTACCTCACAGATATTTGGTCTTCTAGCTAGTCAAGCAGGCGGGTACGAATTTGTTGGCTATGGTCCCAGAGATATGTACAATGAGATTGCTCGGCAAAGGCGTCAAATTCCTGATGATGCAGCACGAGTGTTGAAGAAGTTGGAGGATATGCG CCAACTAGACTACCGACTCTTCGGGGATGTTATTGCTTTTGATGCTACGTACAAGAAGAACAAGTATAGTTGTCCATTAGTCATATTCAGTGGGGTTAACCACCACAACCAAACAATTATttttgctgctgcattaattgCGGACGAAACTACTGATACATATATTTGGCTCCTGCGTCAGCTCATGTTTGCAATGAGGGGCAAGACCCCGACCTCAATCATAACTGATGGGGCCATGACGATGAGGAATGCAGGGAGAGATGTATTTCCCGAAGTCAGACATAGATTATGCGCTTGGCACCTTATTCGAAATGCAACTAGCAATGTTGGAAATCCATCGTTTACATCTAAGTTCAGAAAAATCATGTTGGGAGACTACGAGATTCCCGTGTTTAAGCTTAAGTGGGTTCAGCTTATTGAAGAATTTGGCATTGAGGATAAGCCGTGGGTGATCAACATGTACGAAGAGAAGCATATGTGGGGTACTGCATATCTAAGAGAAAAATTCTTTGCTGACTTTAGAACTACATCAAGATGTGAAGGTTTACACTCAGTTGTGGGAAGGTAG
- the LOC112701163 gene encoding protein FAR1-RELATED SEQUENCE 5-like — translation MSGIFTDTEMNEQYQEDDDFNQQEELVSDQDMMDEQNEFKQDFRDEFTEGAFISESDQSEDILEVAYVVDSVQDITTLKFSENFAEKIGKYHFSTFQLAFDFYMKYSKSKDFSARKSKTFKNSTGEIYKQKFVCHRQGFRMEKYYTIEKRKKEPRLETRTGCEARMDVKFIPENGRWHIFYFSDEHNHDLLDTQFSAMLPAHRKMSEADIMQMMNMLKSGISTSQIFGLLASQTGGYEFVGYGPRDMYNEIARQRRQIPGDAARVLKKLEDMRLKDPQLYFKAFHDSRGLLHNLLWSDGISQLDYRLFGDVIAFDATYKKNKYSYPLVIFSGVNHYNQTIVFAAALIVDETTDTYIWLLRQLMFAMRGKTPTSIITDGTMAIRNAVRDVFPEVRHRLCAWHLIRNATSNVGNPSFTSKFRKIMLGDYEIPVFKRKWIQLIEEFGIEDKPWVINMYEEKHM, via the coding sequence ATGTCAGGTATATTTACGGACACTGAGATGAATGAGCAATACCAGGAGGACGATGACTTTAACCAACAAGAAGAGCTAGTAAGTGACCAAGATATGATGGATGAACAGAATGAATTCAAACAAGATTTCAGAGATGAATTTACTGAGGGAGCGTTTATTTCTGAATCTGATCAGTCAGAAGATATCCTTGAAGTCGCTTATGTGGTTGACTCCGTGCAAGACATTACAACTTTGAAATTTAGTGAGAATTTTGCGGAGAAAATTGGCAAATACCACTTTTCTACTTTCCAGCTTGcatttgatttttatatgaagTACTCAAAGTCGAAGGACTTTAGTGCAAGGAAGAGCAAGACCTTCAAGAATAGTACTGGCGAGATTTACAAACAAAAGTTTGTATGTCATAGGCAAGGATTCAGGATGGAGAAATATTACACGAtagaaaaaaggaagaaggagcCTAGATTGGAAACAAGAACTGGATGTGAAGCCCGAATGGATGTTAAATTTATACCAGAAAATGGAAGGTGGCATATCTTTTATTTCTCTGACGAACATAACCATGATCTATTGGATACACAATTCAGTGCTATGTTGCCTGCCCACAGAAAAATGTCAGAGGCGGATATTATGCAAATGATGAACATGCTAAAGTCAGGGATTAGCACCTCACAGATATTTGGTCTTCTAGCTAGTCAAACGGGCGGGTACGAATTTGTTGGCTATGGTCCCAGAGATATGTACAATGAGATTGCTCGGCAAAGGCGTCAAATTCCTGGTGATGCAGCACGAGTGTTGAAGAAGTTGGAGGATATGCGGTTGAAGGATCCACAATTATATTTCAAGGCATTTCATGATTCAAGAGGTTTGTTACATAATTTGTTATGGTCTGATGGGATTAGCCAACTAGACTACCGACTCTTCGGGGATGTTATTGCTTTTGATGCTACGTACAAGAAGAACAAGTATAGTTATCCATTAGTCATATTCAGTGGGGTTAACCACTACAACCAAACAATTGTttttgctgctgcattaattgTGGACGAAACTACTGATACATATATTTGGCTTCTGCGTCAGCTCATGTTTGCAATGAGGGGCAAGACCCCAACCTCAATCATAACTGATGGGACCATGGCGATTAGGAATGCAGTGAGAGATGTATTTCCCGAAGTCAGACATAGATTATGCGCTTGGCACCTTATTCGAAATGCAACTAGCAATGTTGGAAATCCATCGTTTACATCTAAGTTCAGAAAAATCATGTTGGGAGACTACGAGATTCCTGTGTTTAAGCGTAAGTGGATTCAGCTTATTGAAGAATTTGGCATTGAGGATAAGCCGTGGGTGATCAACATGTACGAAGAGAAGCATATGTAG